A stretch of the Nakaseomyces glabratus chromosome L, complete sequence genome encodes the following:
- the FBA1 gene encoding fructose-bisphosphate aldolase FBA1 (CAGL0L02497g~Fructose-bisphosphate aldolase; expression downregulated in biofilm vs planktonic cell culture; protein abundance increased in ace2 mutant cells), which produces MGVQEVLKRKTGVIVGDDVRALFDYAKEHKFAIPAINVTSSSTVVAALEAARDAKSPIILQTSNGGAAYFAGKGVSNDGQNASIRGSIAAAHYIRSIAPAYGIPVVLHSDHCAKKLLPWYDGMLEADEAYFKEHGEPLFSSHMLDLSEETDDENIATCVKYFKRMAAMNQWLEMEIGITGGEEDGVNNEHVDKESLYTKPETVFAVHEALAPISPNFSIAAAFGNVHGVYQAGNVVLSPEILADHQKYAAEKTGAPAGSKPLYLVFHGGSGSTQEEFNTGINNGVVKVNLDTDCQYAYLTGIRDYVLNKKDYIMSMVGNPEGADKPNKKFFDPRVWVREGEKTMSKRISEALDVFHTKNTL; this is translated from the coding sequence ATGGGTGTCCAAGAAGttttgaagagaaagacCGGTGTCATCGTCGGTGACGACGTTAGAGCCTTGTTCGACTACGCTAAGGAACACAAGTTCGCTATCCCAGCTATCAACgttacttcttcttccactgttgttgctgcttTGGAAGCTGCTAGAGACGCTAAGTCCCCAATCATCTTGCAAACCTCCAACGGTGGTGCTGCTTACTTCGCTGGTAAGGGTGTCTCCAACGACGGCCAAAACGCTTCCATCAGAGGTTCCATCGCTGCTGCTCACTACATCAGATCCATTGCTCCAGCTTACGGTATCCCAGTTGTCTTGCACTCTGACCACTGTGCTAAGAAGCTATTGCCATGGTACGATGGTATGTTGGAAGCTGACGAAGCTTACTTCAAGGAACACGGTGAACCATTGTTCTCCTCCCACATGTTGGACTTGTCCGAAGAAACCGATGACGAAAACATCGCTACTTGTGTCAAGTACTTCAAGAGAATGGCCGCTATGAACCAATGGTTGGAAATGGAAATCGGTATCACCGGtggtgaagaagatggtgTTAACAACGAACACGTTGACAAGGAATCCTTGTACACCAAGCCAGAAACCGTTTTCGCCGTCCACGAAGCTTTGGCCCCAATCTCTCCAAACTTCTCCATCGCTGCCGCTTTCGGTAACGTCCACGGTGTCTACCAAGCCGGTAACGTCGTCTTGTCCCCAGAAATCTTGGCTGACCACCAAAAGTACGCCGCTGAAAAGACCGGTGCCCCAGCTGGCTCTAAGCCATTGTACTTGGTCTTCCAcggtggttctggttccaCCCAAGAAGAATTCAACACCGGTATCAACAACGGTGTTGTCAAGGTCAACTTGGACACTGACTGTCAATACGCTTACTTGACCGGTATCAGAGACTACGTCTTGAACAAGAAGGACTACATCATGTCCATGGTCGGTAACCCAGAAGGTGCTGACAAGCCAAACAAGAAGTTCTTCGACCCAAGAGTCTGGGTTAGAGAAGGTGAAAAGACCATGTCCAAGAGAATCTCTGAAGCTTTGGACGTCTTCCACACCAAGAACACTTTGTAA
- a CDS encoding uncharacterized protein (CAGL0L02519g~Has domain(s) with predicted role in transmembrane transport and integral component of membrane localization) translates to MSSPMSKSNLSSTSTSSDTEYSAEKLTEVDTSIRLPKTWIREIFLVIILISSQLVTLIGAVQGVPIAAYLRERYRIEPAKGGLVGWANASYMLGSAVMVLIAGKLGDLNGHKRMVVFGWIWLTIWSLITGFSYYDRGNQAFYYTARALQGIGSGFIVPNSLAIMGRTYFEPGLKKTIIFSIFGMMTSTGFVIGTTFSSLFAQLTKWAWNYWALACVCVLYTVGAILFIPPDNIVHKPNSKPLYKRFDYLGAITGVSGLVLFDVAFTQASALGWSPPHTYITLIIGVILILIAMFVDWRVDDPLVPLQHLRADVVVILICVYFGFLSFVIWANWFWQFYELVHNDSPLRIAAKLVPLAIGSIPAAIFTVTCLQLNIKAPTMMVISMVCFLVPNILMATVTPNTTYWAQPFVSSIIAPFAVDITVPTATLLFSDSVRKESQGIAASLIITVISYAISIGPSYTAMVMWYVAPLGNDSTPGGFTHSLHSNFICGIVLSGIGLVTAVIAGLIDYKITRTHCGDIPPPLSKIGRKSKK, encoded by the coding sequence ATGTCTTCTCCAATGTCGAAGTCAAATTTGAGTAGTACCAGTACATCTTCGGATACTGAGTATTCAGCTGAGAAACTTACAGAGGTAGACACCAGTATCAGGCTACCAAAGACATGGATCAGAGAGATATTTCTGGTTATTATCCTGATTTCGTCGCAGTTAGTAACACTTATAGGAGCTGTGCAGGGTGTTCCCATAGCGGCTTACCTGAGAGAAAGATACAGAATCGAGCCTGCTAAGGGTGGTCTTGTTGGTTGGGCAAATGCGAGTTACATGCTTGGTTCTGCTGTTATGGTCTTGATTGCTGGTAAATTAGGAGATTTGAACGGGCATAAACGGATGGTAGTTTTCGGTTGGATTTGGCTAACAATATGGTCTTTGATAACAGGCTTTAGTTACTATGATAGAGGTAATCAGGCTTTCTATTACACCGCTAGAGCCTTGCAAGGTATTGGCTCAGGATTTATAGTGCCTAACTCTTTAGCCATCATGGGTAGAACATACTTCGAGCCAGGTTTAAAGAAAACTATTATATTCTCCATTTTTGGTATGATGACGTCTACAGGATTTGTTATTGGTACAACATTTTCAAGTCTTTTTGCCCAATTAACTAAATGGGCTTGGAACTACTGGGCGTTGGCTTGTGTTTGTGTGCTGTATACCGTAGGAGCCATATTATTCATTCCCCCAGATAATATTGTTCACAAACCAAATTCAAAACCACTCTACAAGAGATTCGATTATCTGGGAGCTATTACAGGTGTATCAGGTTTGGTTTTGTTTGACGTTGCATTTACACAAGCATCTGCACTTGGGTGGTCACCACCACATACTTATATTACTCTTATTATCGGAGTAATCTTAATACTTATTGCAATGTTTGTCGATTGGAGGGTCGATGATCCGCTGGTACCGCTCCAGCATTTGAGAGCCGATGTTGTTGTAATTCTAATCTGTGTCTATTTTGGATTTTTAAGTTTCGTTATATGGGCAAATTGGTTTTGGCAGTTCTATGAACTTGTACATAATGATAGTCCATTGAGAATTGCAGCAAAATTGGTTCCTTTGGCAATAGGAAGTATACCTGCAGCAATATTTACAGTAACGTGTCTGCAGCTTAATATTAAAGCACCCACTATGATGGTCATATCAATGGTTTGCTTTCTTGTGCccaatattttgatggCCACAGTGACTCCAAATACAACATATTGGGCACAGCCTTTTGTTTCCTCAATAATAGCTCCGTTTGCAGTAGATATTACAGTGCCTACAGCTACTTTGCTATTCTCTGACTCTGTAAGAAAAGAATCACAAGGTATAGCTGCATCACTGATTATCACTGTTATTTCATATGCCATTTCTATTGGTCCAAGTTATACAGCCATGGTTATGTGGTATGTGGCCCCACTGGGTAACGATTCTACTCCGGGAGGATTTACGCATAGTTTACATTCTAATTTTATATGTGGTATTGTTCTGAGTGGCATAGGTCTAGTAACTGCAGTAATAGCTGGTCTAATCGACTACAAAATTACTAGAACGCACTGTGGGGATATTCCACCACCGTTATCTAAGATTGGAAGAAAGAGTAAAAAATGA
- the SMU2 gene encoding Smu2p (CAGL0L02541g~Ortholog(s) have cytoplasm localization), whose amino-acid sequence MEQQPVAKQIKKNNGPRRRPKKSGEAKKANRNDQSDSGKKKPGVKDNNRRSRNKKNDKGKDFKVIQDDTTKQNNKVRDEQVSECEHLLNKSHGFKLFRKGDFINTYSFTFHDPSRTRSKDSNIRVRVQVPHDYPRNGLTLNIESKSRDTEVLQTICKNFKISSRNLTRQAVPIVSQLNMLVNSFDEYTVSNYAAFEDMKSQWFKSFEQRDQLEVVPALPKADVSVA is encoded by the coding sequence ATGGAACAACAACCAGTGGCAAAACagatcaagaagaacaatggTCCTAGACGTAGACCCAAGAAGAGTGGAGAGGCAAAGAAGGCTAATAGAAATGATCAAAGCGATTCCGGCAAGAAGAAACCTGGAGTGAAGGACAATAACAGGAGATCTaggaacaagaaaaatgataaaGGCAAGGATTTTAAGGTGATTCAAGATGATACCACTAAGCAGAATAATAAGGTGCGGGATGAACAAGTATCAGAATGCGAACACCTGTTGAACAAATCTCATGGTTTCAAGTTGTTTCGCAAAGGTGATTTTATCAACACATACAGCTTCACATTCCATGATCCATCCCGAACAAGGAGCAAAGACAGTAACATAAGGGTCAGAGTACAGGTGCCGCATGACTATCCAAGAAATGGATTGACGCTCAACATTGAGTCGAAGTCAAGAGATACTGAAGTGTTACAGACGATATgcaaaaatttcaaaatatcttcTAGAAATTTAACAAGGCAAGCTGTACCGATTGTATCACAGTTGAACATGCTAGTGAATTCATTTGATGAGTACACGGTATCAAATTACGCTGCATTCGAAGATATGAAGTCACAATGGTTTAAATCTTTTGAACAAAGGGATCAATTGGAAGTAGTACCAGCTCTGCCGAAAGCTGATGTATCAGTGGCATGA